A genomic window from Mesorhizobium sp. 131-2-1 includes:
- a CDS encoding pyridoxal phosphate-dependent aminotransferase, with the protein MSYVASRLSAVKPSASMAASQAAKALRAKGIDVIDLGLGEPDFPTPMHIIDAAHFAAKAGQTLYTGAAGTPEVREAIAGKFRRENGLDYTADDIVVANGAKQIIFNALMATLESGDEAILPAPYFVSYPEMVKLLGGTPVVVECPETTGFRLTPALLEKAITPRTKWLFLNMPGNPSGAVYSEPDLEALGTVLARHPQVLVLSDEIYEHILFDGREFVSFGKACPDLKDRTLIVNGVSKSYAMTGWRVGYAAGPAPLLKAMSTIQSQSCTSVCSIAQAATVAALNGPQDEVARFRGAFEARRDLVVDGIRKINGLTLSPPDGAFYAYIGCASLIGRKTPKGVVLEDDAAVANYLLNEGRVASVPGVAYGLSPYFRISTATSEEVLTEAIARINAAVAQVE; encoded by the coding sequence ATGAGCTATGTTGCCTCGCGCCTGTCAGCGGTGAAGCCTTCCGCTTCGATGGCGGCCTCGCAGGCGGCCAAGGCACTGCGCGCCAAGGGCATCGACGTGATCGATCTCGGGCTCGGCGAACCGGATTTCCCGACGCCCATGCACATCATCGATGCCGCCCATTTCGCGGCGAAGGCCGGCCAGACGCTTTATACGGGTGCCGCCGGCACGCCCGAGGTGCGCGAGGCCATTGCCGGCAAGTTCCGGCGCGAGAACGGTCTCGACTACACGGCCGACGACATCGTCGTCGCCAACGGCGCCAAGCAGATCATCTTCAACGCGCTGATGGCGACGCTCGAGAGCGGCGACGAGGCGATCCTGCCGGCGCCGTACTTCGTCTCCTATCCCGAAATGGTGAAGCTGCTCGGCGGCACGCCTGTCGTCGTCGAGTGCCCGGAGACTACAGGCTTCCGGCTGACGCCGGCCTTGCTGGAAAAGGCGATCACGCCAAGAACCAAGTGGCTGTTCCTCAACATGCCCGGCAACCCGTCAGGCGCCGTCTATTCGGAACCCGATCTCGAGGCGCTGGGCACGGTGCTGGCAAGGCACCCGCAGGTGCTCGTGCTTTCCGACGAGATCTACGAGCACATCCTCTTCGACGGGCGCGAATTCGTGTCCTTCGGCAAGGCCTGTCCCGACCTCAAGGACCGCACGCTGATCGTCAACGGCGTTTCGAAATCCTATGCGATGACCGGCTGGCGTGTCGGCTATGCGGCTGGCCCGGCGCCGCTTCTCAAGGCGATGTCGACGATCCAGAGCCAGTCCTGCACCTCCGTCTGCTCGATTGCGCAGGCTGCGACGGTCGCGGCGCTCAACGGCCCGCAGGACGAGGTGGCCCGCTTCCGCGGGGCATTCGAAGCGCGCCGCGACCTGGTCGTCGACGGTATCCGCAAGATCAACGGGCTCACGCTGTCGCCGCCGGACGGCGCCTTTTATGCCTATATCGGCTGCGCCAGCCTGATCGGCCGCAAGACCCCGAAGGGCGTCGTGCTCGAGGACGATGCGGCCGTGGCGAACTATCTTCTCAACGAAGGCCGGGTGGCGTCGGTGCCGGGCGTCGCCTATGGACTGTCACCCTATTTCCGCATCTCGACCGCGACCAGCGAAGAGGTGCTGACCGAAGCGATCGCGCGGATCAATGCCGCCGTCGCGCAAGTGGAGTAA
- a CDS encoding NAD-dependent epimerase/dehydratase family protein has product MPHYERILITGAAGRLGSELRKGLVPLARTIRLAGREPFGDLATHEEEAVFDLADMEATIAATKNCDAIVHFGGAPLECEWQTILDSSIRGSYHIYEGARKHGVKRVIYASSVHAIGYHEVEAHIGVDAPVRPDSLYGVSKNFVESLSRLYWDKFGIETVCLRIFSSFPEPADRRMLWSYLSFADCVRLVEASLTAPRVGHTISFGISDNKVKTVDNSGANHLGFIPQDSAEPFRAVVEAKTPVPDPKRPSVRYLGGWFCELGHPDDKAE; this is encoded by the coding sequence ATGCCGCACTACGAACGTATCCTGATCACCGGCGCCGCCGGCCGCCTCGGTTCGGAACTGCGCAAGGGGTTGGTGCCGCTGGCCAGAACCATCCGCCTGGCGGGGCGCGAGCCGTTCGGTGATCTGGCGACGCACGAGGAGGAAGCGGTCTTCGACCTCGCCGACATGGAGGCGACGATCGCGGCGACCAAGAACTGCGACGCGATCGTGCATTTCGGCGGCGCGCCGCTCGAATGCGAATGGCAGACGATCCTTGATTCCAGCATCCGCGGCTCCTATCACATCTATGAAGGTGCCCGGAAACACGGGGTGAAGCGCGTCATCTACGCTTCCTCGGTGCATGCCATCGGCTATCACGAGGTCGAGGCGCATATCGGCGTCGACGCGCCGGTGCGCCCGGACAGCCTCTATGGCGTGTCGAAGAATTTCGTCGAGAGCCTGAGCCGGCTCTACTGGGACAAGTTCGGCATCGAGACGGTGTGCCTGCGCATCTTCTCGTCTTTCCCGGAGCCGGCCGACCGGCGCATGCTGTGGTCCTACCTCTCCTTCGCCGACTGCGTGCGCCTGGTCGAGGCCTCGCTCACCGCGCCGCGCGTCGGCCACACGATCTCCTTCGGCATCTCCGACAACAAGGTGAAAACGGTCGACAACAGCGGCGCCAACCATCTGGGCTTCATCCCGCAGGACAGCGCCGAGCCGTTCCGCGCCGTCGTCGAGGCGAAAACGCCCGTTCCCGACCCGAAAAGGCCGTCGGTCAGATATCTCGGCGGCTGGTTCTGCGAACTCGGCCATCCGGACGACAAAGCCGAATAA